The sequence below is a genomic window from Haematobia irritans isolate KBUSLIRL chromosome 3, ASM5000362v1, whole genome shotgun sequence.
atacatatatatgagagctatatctaaatctgaaccgatttggatgaaattttgcagacttgaagggcgatggaaaagattaccttttgccaaatttggtgacgaccggtttgaaaaaacgcgcaatgtgaccccatttgtcgaaatcgggcgatacatatatatgggagctatatctaaatttgatccgatttcttccaacttcaatagcgtttgtccttgtgcccaaaaaacttcctgtaccaaatttcatcaaaatcggttaataattgcgaccggaatcctgtgaacaacaaatacatggacagacggacggacggacggacaccaagcgctaaatcgactcagaaggtgattctgagtcgatcggtatatattttatggggtctaaaatcaatatttctggtgggcacattttttggccgatcaaacttattataccctgaccactatgtggtttagggtataaaaatgttgacaaaattttctatagaaataaaattttaacaaaattttctatagaaataaaattttaacaaaattttctatacattgactaaacattgactaaactaccatacattgactaaactacaagtgtagcttaaccaacagaggaaaagaatgcttgccaaatttatttgggcaaaaccccatagactgcaagatggttggatggacgcacgtttcggaatgaccacattcctcatcagcatcctctacttgcagcaaaactatcaaccaattatcagaataaattcaggcagttcattaaacccaacaatgaaccacacttgaaccttccgacaaaattttgataaaattttctatagaaataaaattttgataaaattttctagagatataaaattttaacaaaatttttatagaaataaaattttcacaaaattttctataaaaataaaattttggtcgattatttttggctcgagtggcaaccatgattatgaaccgaataaaattttaacaaaattttctatagaaataaaattttgacaaaattttttatataaatacaattttgacaaaattgtttatagaaattaaattttggtcgattatttttggctcgagtgacaaccatgattatgaaccaatgtggaccaatttttgtgtgattggagatcggctatatataactatagaccgatatggaccaatttctgcatgaatgttagagaccatatactaagaccacgtttgaaccggatcggatgaattttgctcctccaagaggctcggaggtcaaatctggagaacggtttatatgggggctatatataattatggcccgatatggaccaattctggcacggttgttaaagatcatatactaacaccatgttccaaattacaaccggattggatgaaatttgcttctcttagagactccgcaagccaaatctggggatcggtttatatggggattatatataattctgcaccgatgtggaccaatttttgcatggttgttagagaccatataccaacatcatgtaccaaatttcaggcggatcggatgaaatttgcttctctttgaggctccccaagccaaatctgagggtccctttatatgggggctatacgtaaaagtggaccgatatggcccatttgcaataccatccgacctacattaacaacaactacttgtgccaagtttcaagtcgatagcttgtttcgttcggaagttagcgtgatttcaacagacggatggacggacggacatgcttaggtcgactcagaccttcaccacgacccagaatatatataccttatggggtcttagagcaatatttcgatgtcttacaaacggaatgacaaagtaaatatacccccatcctatggtggagggtataaaaaatcgcaGACCAGTCGCTGCTGGCGACGTTGAGATTATATCATATATATTATATGTGGTGGTCTGCACAATtttggcatccgggcccattgttgaccAGTAAAATCACTGCTAGAAACTTAAGGTTCCTCCACCAGATCCTCACTGTTCACGGCAGAAGTACGCTGTTGAATTTTAGAGTCGTCGGCTACATACCCCTCAAACTGGGCCAATATTCTCGGGTTTACaagtcgtctgcccatgccactggaaTTTGCGATGAGCTCCGCGGTAAAAACAAAGTACTCAAGTCGACTGCCGGCAACACGTGggttgcggacaaagaaactctACCACTGACCGGCAATTGGCCgtagacacaattacatgttgtcacaGAAGTATCTCCTGGGCTGTTATCGCAATTGTGGCATCCGGCCCCATAATTGACCAGTAAATTTGTTGGAAGCAAAATGGTTCACGGCAGAAGTACGCAGTTGAATGGTAGAGTCGATTGCGAGATATACCCTAAACTACTCGAAGATTCTCTGGgttacattcgacagccttttcaagTCGTTTGCCACTGCAATTTCTGATTAGCTCCGctatagaaacaaggtcctcacgtCGATTGACGGCAACACTTGGGGTGCGGAAATTGacaggtcagtggtaaactatgctgtACCAGTGTGGATACTTCAAACAAGCGACAAGGAGTGGAATatcatacagacctgtcagaatgcTGTCTTTAAACTGCCACAAGATATCTCCGCTTTACACCAcaagatcacctttatgtggaaacCATGATCATTTATGTGCgtagacacaattacatgtttcCAAAGCAGTATCTACTGAGTTGTTATCATAGGAaccatccaaatcaccatctttTGGGTAGGCATCCCCCAGGAATGTAACGTATGATCTTCATCTTCTAAAGCGCGAGATCCACCGTCTCAAAACAGAGCCTCAAGATCAAGCAGCATAGCAGACAGGTCAAAAAAGGCTTCATGAAGTTATTGTCGCTGAAGCGGcgggaagctacaaggttatatCTGTTCTCGAAGCTCGACAACCGCaccgcggaacctaaagaagacaaaaaaactgctaaggacgagcagcagttcaaggcaaactggctttctgcggcgaagaaggtgtacaaggtggctgtacaaaatctgatggcagctgcaagcgtgaggcccggcaattcggatttggaaaagcgaaagcctaactgaatatttttcctgaattttatactaattgaacttgaaaaagaaatttaatttgattttttaaataaacgatttcgccgatttacacgcgttttcccttgaccaaattttgaccgtatcaccatttAGTCGCAGTGTATCTTGATCtggaaatggatgaaatcacaaaaaTCTGTTGCAACAACCAATCATTGGCACTACCTGGCATCTTTTGGCCCATCGAacgtgtacattttcagctgacctctttggaaAGTAAAACCGATTGtttacaaactgctcaatttggagtgGTTTCTCATCGGACAAATCAAATTCGGTAACTTGTCATTTTCATGCAAGTGAAGCATCTTCTTGGCTCCTTCAAGTCTAACTTTTTCGGGCATTGATCAGCTCTTGCACTTTGTGGAACTTTAATGGCTTTAGCCCAAACTcacttttcaatatgtgttgcatccatTCTAGTGATATGTTCAGCttacgagcaagttttctaaCAATGCGcagtggatttcgatcaaatctgaccTTAATGTTTAGGAACccgaagttggttgcaatacatgtcAGCCACACTTAATTTCTGTAAGGTGGTATTGTTTTATTTAGTCAAAAAATACTTACAATTTGTGATGTTGCCAACTTGAAACAGAATTTAAATTCTTTCCAACCCAATTTCTCCTCCAAACGATCcgataaattttccataatcaATATATAAGTGGGTATATCTAAAATTAATTGTTCTAGATTTTGATTGATAGTACTACGTTTGCTCAAAAAATCCATTTCACAATATGTTGtcctaaaaacattttaaaataaacaaaaatttatattaatttttattaaatttcttcgaaaaaacGAACTTACTTTTTATCTCTTATAACCTCCAGAGCTGCCGATATACGACCATAAATATCTCTCATCTTACGAACCTCATACATGTACAGCACAAATTTCAAATCATTTTCGGCACTCATCAAACGCTGTTTATCCGAAGGATTCTCATACAGTGTTAAACCTATTGGAGGTCCTCTACGTGGTCTTGGCGATAACGGTGGCTGACTGAATAGCGTTGTAACTGTGGCATCATCCATGGGATTATTGGCGGTTATGAAGGTATTATTTTGTATTTGCATAGCAACAGCATCATCGGTTGCATATTTCATAGATAAATCTAAATGTGAGCATTTTAAGTCCTAAAAGAAACATTGGAAGATAATCGATTTAATTCGAAACTATagaaaaacagtttttattgTGTATACATACTTTGcacattttctctaaagaatttTTGATTTCCTCTATCACACTAGTTAAAAtcaataaagttttttcaatCTGAAATTATTAGAgaatgtaaatttaaaatgtaaatttttaagtaATTTGTTTTAGTGGAGTATTCAAGTTGAAGGCCCCGCCCTATGCCTACTAACTAAGAAAATCTACTATGGACTCTGGTTACTCAAGACATTTTGCTCTGGGTGGTATTGATTTACGATTTACGGTGCGAAAAAATATCAGGAAAGACCCAGACCTCCGAGATCGCCACTACGCTCGTGTCTGTAAAATTACGGAAAGAATTCTAGGACAGCTGCACTAATGGACTTTATTTTGATCTTGGGTGCGGAAAAATGGCAGGATGTGCCCAGACTATCTCTGCCCTCCACTGCCTTGGTGACTGGCTTAATACTATAATGCTCTAAAGTCAGATACCCAATTATTTTCCTTTCATGACTCTTAAATTTACTTTTGTAATTGTGTAAAgtatctcagaaaattttctctagtctCTGGTTAGCCAAAACATTTTGCTCTGGATGTGAAAAAATATTAGGGAAGCTTTCGGGCCCATCTGCGTACATTCCTGTTACCTCAGAAAATTCGCTCTGGACTCTGGTTAACCAAGTCTTTTTGCTAAGGATTCGAAGAAACTGTAAGAGAGATCCCTGACAATCAGGTCCGTCACTGGTTTGAGCCTATATAGCTCTAAAATAAGACACCCAACCAACATAATTTAATGGCACAAAAATTTACTCTGGACTCTAATTTACAGGCCCTGAATGTGAAAAAATGTTAGGAAGGTTCCCCTCTACGAACGTCCCTTGCGTAAACCTATAATTCTCAATAGAGTTATAATCTGGTGGCCATATATTTAACAACGGAATAACCGAGAAAGTTCAAGCACAAACGAGTACAACTGAAAAGTTGTCAGGGTCCAGGCTCTCAGGGTGCCCTCTACGAACCTATAAAGTTcaaactcaaaaaaatctaCTCTGGACTCTAGTTAGCCAAGACATTTTGCTCTGGGTGCAAAGTAATGGCTCAAGGCCCCCTCCGCGTACTTCCCTGATTTAAATTTAAGCCTAAAGTTAcagaatttttcttttgttattgcTTGAAATACCTCCGAAAATGTACTCTGCATTCTGGTTCGCCAAGACATTTTGCCTTTAGTACGGAAAATGTCTGGAAATGCCCATGAACCCGAACTTTAGTTAGGACGATTGTTGATGTTTTGCAACAAAACTAAGGCTCGGATAAGAGACCGATAAGTCTTGGGACATTGTAATATCTTGTCACTTGCTGTTGAGTGTTCATCATCCTGATCGCACTTcgggattaattttttaaacccTCTGAGGAATTCGTTACTGTACGAATTGGCCTTCAAACGTCCGATAAAGCCATCACAAGTTGTCCGAAAGTGTCTCTGCTAAATCGTGGCCCATTCTCGGGAAAGTCTTGGGACATTATAATATCTTGCCACTTGCTGTTGACTGTTCATCATCCTGATCGCACTTcgggattaattttttaaacccTCTGAGGAATTCGTTACTGTACGAATTGGCCTTCAAACGTCCGATAAAGCCATCACAAGTTGTCTGAAAGTGTCTCTGCTAAATCGTGGCCCATTCTCGGGAAAGTACCGTATTttaatgatcgacactttggtattttatttaattttgtttattgccATCCTTACTCTCTAACATGCCCAGGTGAAAAGTTCCATCGGATTGAGTTCAATAGATTTTTGTGCCTTTTTGGTCCTTGCTTCAGTTGGGAAGTATATAAGGTCATAAGGCATCTCGGCATGCATATTAAAGCAAGTTGAAGGAAGGCACATACATTTTATAGATCTAAACAATTAAACAGATGGATCCAAAATGGTCTAAGGCACAAGCAGTGGGATTTATTGCGAAGAGTTGGGAATTAAAGGGTCATATAAGATGGacagagaagttcatcactgtggtatcacaatggactgaatagtctaagtgagcctgatacatcgggctgccacataacctaacctaacctaacctaacctaagatggaCAGCAACATTTTCAGACAGACAGGTATTTGTCATTGCAAAAGCTAGGAAActcctgttgatgaggccgactgttcagcttcttcatcgacagtcatgCAGCAATAAAGGCCTTTAAAGGCACTAGCAGTGGTATTTACTGCGAAGAGTTTGGAATTATAGGTTCATATAAGATGGACAGCGGATGCCGCTAATTGCAAAAACTACGGAACTCCTATTGATGTTGGGCCtatattcagaagcgatatcagcttcttcatcgacagtcagggaGCAATAAAGGCCTTGGAAAATCTAACCATAACGTCCAAACCTAGAGAAGGCGCACGCGGCGCGCATAACATCATTACGGATGTTTTTCCTTCCCAATCTTCGTATCTTAACAGAGCCAATGTCGAATATAATGCTTTATGGAAAGGACGTTGGGAATAACACACTTGGAAACATATGGGAAGTATTTAGAGAGTTATATAAGATGGAAAACAATGAAGCATTTTTCAGGCGGAGGTACTTGGCATTGTAAAAGCTGCAGAATTTCTATTAATGTTGGAATTTCTATTAATATTCGGAGGCGAATTCAGCTTTTccatcgacagtcaggcagcaaTAAAggtaatggttaggttaggttatgtggcagcccgatgtatcaggctcacttagactattcagtccattatgataccacagtggtgaacttctctcttatcactgagtgctgcccgattccatgtcaacctcaatgacaagggacctcctttttatagccgagtgcgaacggcgttccacattccagtgaaaccacttagagaagctttgaaaccctcagaaatctcaccagcataactgaggtgggataatccaccgctgaaaaactttttggtgttcggtcgtagcaggaatcgaacccacgaccttgtgtatgcaaggcgggcatgctaaccattgcaccacggtggtaatGCGAACATGCAAAGCTAGTCAGCCATGGTCGTAGAGACCTTAGAACTCTCGCTAATAATATTACTCGGTGCTGGACATTATGGAATAATAGGTAATGACGAGCAGATGTGCTGGCTATAGAAGTCGTGGATACATCGTTGCGGACGTTTTTCTTTcgttatttttgaatattttccagCGGAAATATTTGCCATTGCAAAAGCGGTGGAACTCCTATTGATAGGACCTATATTCAGAAGCAAAATCAGCTTTTTCATAAACAGTCAGGCGGATATAAAAGCCTGAGATAATGCGAACATAACGTCGAAGGTAGTCAGCCACTGTCATATAGAGCTTAGAGATCTCATAGAACAGCATAATATTATTCAGTGATGGATACCTAGACATGATGCAATAATAAAGggtaatacggtcaaaatttggtcaatataaacttgacgtatttctttcaattttgcatttaacctgaacacccctcattttgaaggtgtgtgtgtgtagaatgttgctcctattttgattttggaattcactcttcagttgtcaacatGCCGtgaaagcaagaagagcagcgtgtcaaaattttgctcgcgcatcgcgaaaatccgagctactcgcacgcaaagctggcaaaatcgctaaaagttgccaaatcaaccgttacaaatgtaattaaagtgtttggggaacgtttgtcgacagccaggaagtctggatcggggggaaatcgaaaaccggaagccgctgagacgacaaagagaattGCCGGtaatttcaagcgaaaccctaacctctctctccgagatgccgcaaataagctgggtgtatcgtctacaaccgtgcatcgagccaaaaaaacgagccggactatcgacttacaagaaggtagtgactccaaatcgcgatgataaacaaaatacgacggccaaaacgcgatcccggaggctgtacacgacgatgctgacgaagtttgactgcgtgttttgaataaacgtctgctgcctttcctgaagaaacacggttgttccgtactgttttgccggatttggcatcttgccattacggtaaaaaggccatggagtggtacgccgccaacaacgtgcaggtggttcccaaggacaagaaccctcccaacacgccagagctccgcccaattgagaaatactgggctattgtcaagcggaacttaagaagaccaaaaaaactgctaaggacgagcagcagttcaaggcaaactggctttctgcggcgaagaaggtggacaaggtggctgtacaaaatctgatgacaggtgtcaagcgtgaggcccggcaattcggatttggaaaagcgaaagcctaactgaatattttcctgaattttatattaattgaacttgaaaaaaaaaaattaatttgattttttaaataaacgatttcaccgatttacacgcgttttcccttgaccaaattttgagcgtatcaccctttaggtaatGGCTACTAGGTTCCTTGtttttttcaggatattacTGATGTACGGGAATACTAaagaaagtacaaaattttaaacattatcGATACTGGTTCCCGACGAGAAAAAGCTAGTACTCTGCCCGCCTGACGTACAGATGGTCATGGGTTCTAATCCAGTTCGGTATAACATTATCTATGCGCTTTTTCAAATCCATGACGCATGTCCTAGCTGACCAGCATTTTCGTTTGTGGAATGTATCAAATGACGAGTTGTTTTTCGTCACGGTATTCGTATTTAGCCAGAAAATTGGGGGGGAAATTTGAACTTACCTCAGGTACTAAGTAATTTGCTAATTCATCTTTTTCCTCGGGCGTTAAACTTAGAAATACATTCAAAATATTTCGCAGTAATTGATGTAATTGTGACATGAATATGGGTATACGAGTGCGGACATATTTGATGATCTCATTCTTTTGGTAACGTGCAATATCGGCGGCatccttaataaatatattgcaaaattgtaaaattttggcacatcctagcagaaaaaaaacacacacacacacacacaaaatttcattagctTTTGCTGACAGCAGTCCAAAAACGATCCTTACCTATAGAGCATTCTCTTAAACTATCCTTAAATGTGGCATAAAGTAAGGCGGGTTCATGTGATATTGTGACTGGATTAATGGTTTGTATGACACGATTCAGGATACTATGTAAATCCATGATGATATTAACAACAACtggagatgaaaaaaaaaaagaaaatattgttacgaatgtgatatttcttgatttaagtttatttaaattagtttacgttaatttaaatttcaaattgtaacgataaaattacgtcataacttgttagagtcatttctttattttctagtactttcttaaacatcttttgtgtttccaatcgttcattgtaaaagtaacgccttttgttttatgcctgcacgacatctacctaatctagtagaatgcactagattattagcataagcctaaaagtatgtgtgccatatcacctgtaaagtaacgccgatagaatattccagatggctgtaggcaatgaagataaccagttgaatatgtggtgttagataaattgtacaagatagttctagatggttgtaggccagactatccagaattttcgaaatcgtcaaatcacggtatataagcccctggcggagggagcagtcaagtcagtcgtaagctaaagtttatacagtacacatcgtagagcaaataagtgaagccATCAGTTAAactaataaattgtagattaacgttattgaaaagaactgtctttttaattatcgggtaattaaatacgcctcaatataaaaacgtaacaatatcatcaattaatttaaaccTTTGGGACCCCTTAGTTTGGTCAACTTACATTGCTTCAGCTTTgtcattttcaaatatttccttGCCGGTTCAGCCAATTTCATTAGCGATGGTTGAGCTTCGGCAAAATTTATCAGCTTCTCACAAACATCCTCGTTCATATCAGGCATCAAAGACTCCGTATAGAGCCAATGTAATATGGGTGTCAATAGGAAAGCTGGCAAGTCATACAATACACCAACCGGGGTCAATGGAGATGAAGGAGGTGTATCCATAGAACTGGGAAATGGGCTGGGACTCCTTGCCCGAAAGGGGGAGAGTGGAGGTCTTCGTGTATTACAACTGGTCGAACTACAAACCTCCGTTGTCGATTGTTGCAACATTACATCctgacaaaaattgaaaatattttttgcttgaGGCTGATGATTATGGGTCTCTAGATGGGAATCTGAATGGGATGTGGGTGGAAATCGACGCATTCCACTACCTCCCTCAACGTTGAGTAAATTTTGACTACTGCCCCCGTTTTGATGGGGTTTCGTGGAAAGGCAATTGAAAGAGGAAGATAAATGTTGATGATGTTGTTGCTGTTCCCTGCCCGATGTTACTCCTCCTCCTCCCACTCCACTATGCAGCATGGCATATTCCATGGGTGGTTGTAAATATACAGGTGATAAATTTAGACGGGGTAAAGATTTTTGATGATGATCCTCTAGTTTTGTTTGAGTACCGCTTGTGTGGGGTAGTGTAAcggaaattttaattggatttggGGAATTTGGAACACTAGCATTTTCCTTAGCTTTAACCATAAGATTATCTTGTTGGCGATTTAAAGCTTGAGGTATTGATATAGTGCTAGCATGATGCACACACATGCTACAGTCAAATCCGTTTAGACGTAATATAGCAGCATGAACATGATACTGCAATTgaggaaaattaaatattgatgaTTTCGATAGTAATTCACAGCACTTACTTCATATCCATCTGAACTTTTTATAATGACATCACTAAAATACGAATCACTGAGAGCTTCAGCAAATGAGAATTGTTTCTCTTGACCTGCAGCTTGGCCCTCCTTCAAACGTTTGCATTCCAAAGCATACCAGCTTTCACAGTATAAAATTAAAGTATCCGAGGGAGCTAAAGTTGTAGtctaaaaaataagaaataaaatattgtttagtAAATAAAGATACTATAAATATAGAGATCACGAATCAAACAAAACAATGTGTCATTGTTTTCCTcggatttattatcaaaataaataaagcatagaaaaaaattctttgaatttggataagttttattttttgaaaggaAATAAAGAATTTCCGATA
It includes:
- the LOC142231614 gene encoding uncharacterized protein LOC142231614, which gives rise to MAAVEHTFHGTWEIVSCTFEGKKEISGLEGIKFRLDDTSDITWYNDLVSPLPEGKDCGSCCDSASVLFSCETFEVNENNPRLIFGAFAGHSIEFNTTTLAPSDTLILYCESWYALECKRLKEGQAAGQEKQFSFAEALSDSYFSDVIIKSSDGYEYHVHAAILRLNGFDCSMCVHHASTISIPQALNRQQDNLMVKAKENASVPNSPNPIKISVTLPHTSGTQTKLEDHHQKSLPRLNLSPVYLQPPMEYAMLHSGVGGGGVTSGREQQQHHQHLSSSFNCLSTKPHQNGGSSQNLLNVEGGSGMRRFPPTSHSDSHLETHNHQPQAKNIFNFCQDVMLQQSTTEVCSSTSCNTRRPPLSPFRARSPSPFPSSMDTPPSSPLTPVGVLYDLPAFLLTPILHWLYTESLMPDMNEDVCEKLINFAEAQPSLMKLAEPARKYLKMTKLKQFVVNIIMDLHSILNRVIQTINPVTISHEPALLYATFKDSLRECSIGCAKILQFCNIFIKDAADIARYQKNEIIKYVRTRIPIFMSQLHQLLRNILNVFLSLTPEEKDELANYLVPEIEKTLLILTSVIEEIKNSLEKMCKDLKCSHLDLSMKYATDDAVAMQIQNNTFITANNPMDDATVTTLFSQPPLSPRPRRGPPIGLTLYENPSDKQRLMSAENDLKFVLYMYEVRKMRDIYGRISAALEVIRDKKTTYCEMDFLSKRSTINQNLEQLILDIPTYILIMENLSDRLEEKLGWKEFKFCFKLATSQINGVIVKVFDHKSALKDAMSQICKLVQKQEFSHTLIELGLLEPSNILESELNSLQNEDTFELSLDPLLMERTHDHDYNSIKLNLIRHLCEPPIAISSNLSKNALRLLHSAQLSDMEFEVHMYSPQHPTSMTTTTSKPVPDIHVMDKNSMDIQLMASHKASIQVHTFRAHRVIVAARCEWFKKALMSGMQESLTRKIVVTDCSPVIFRRLLLYLYGAPIDKTVGAEQICELMLLADKYSIDDLKELCENTLNSQIDEHSVLCLLGIADHYMATALKSKCLSFLSQNSHLTKAAMFKELSRPLQLEVMDLIHWYGRVSEPWSDATGFKPRSTSRHSLKSPSKPRSRSRKSSPSFM